TCCCGGACCAGGGCGGCTTCTTCGAGGTATTCGACGAGGTTGTCCTTGCTGGATGCGGAGAAGATGAGCTGATCGATGTTTTCCTTTCGCTGGGTGAAATCCATGGAATCGCCCTTGGCATATTCCTGCAGATACCCCATGTATCCGATGGCATCGATGAGGGTGCGGATGGCCTTGTCGGGTTTCATGCCGCGGATGCGGTCGAGGATCGCCAGAACCCCTGCAAGCGCCTGGTACAGCTTCGGTTGCAGCACCTTGCCGTTCATGCAGTGGCGGGCAGCTTCCTGAAGCCCCATGCCTTCCTGCTGACAGGCCGCGATCTTCTTGACGGCTGCCGCTCCGATGCCCCGTTTGGGTATGTTCAGGATACGCTCGAAGGAAGTGTCGTCTTTGGGAAAAACGGCCGCCGAAAGGTAGCTGTTGATGTCCATGACTTCCTTTCGCTCGAAAAACCCCTTGCCGCCCAGCATTTTATAGGGGATCGCCATGGCGCGGAAGGCCTGCTCGAAGGAAAGCGAGCAGAATTTCGTGCGGTAGAGAACAGCCATCTGCTGATAGTCCATGCCGCCGCGCTTCATTTCCAGAATTCTGGACGCCACCCACCTGGCTTCATCCCGTTCGTTATCGAAGCACTCGATCGTGATGGTCCCGCCCCTGCTTTTGGAAAAACAGTTCTTGTTGACGATCGTTTTGTTCTGCTGGATTAGCTTGTTGGCCAGACGGACGATTTCATCGGTGGACCGGTAATTCTGCTCCAGTTTGAAGATGCGGGCGCCGGGATAGTTTTTCTGGAAATTGAGAAAATGCGAGACATTGCTGCCCCGGAAGGAATAGATGGCCTGCCAGTCGTCTCCGACACAGAAGAGCCTGCCATCCCGAACCAGAAGGGATGTCAGTTCTTCCTGCAGGTTGTTCGTGTCCTGGTATTCATCGCAGAGGATGAAGTCGAACAGGTTCTGATAATATGTTCGGATTTCTTCATGATCCCGAAGCAGGTTGCGGGTGAGAAACAGGATATCGTCGAAGTCGACCGCATTTTTTTCGAGCAGGGCCGCCCGATACAGGCGATAGACTTCCTCGACATAGGACATTCCGTGGGCTTTTTGGTTTCGGAAATAGTTTTCGGGGTTTCCCGTATTTTTGGCGTTGGAAATCTCGGCCGCAATCATCGGAACCCATTTCTTATCGAGGTTCATTCGACCAACCGCAATATCCTTGATCGTTTT
The nucleotide sequence above comes from Desulfatirhabdium butyrativorans DSM 18734. Encoded proteins:
- a CDS encoding ATP-dependent helicase, coding for MELSQAQQRAVSYQESPVLVVAGAGSGKTRTLTAKIAHLIDQGMDPERILAITFTNKAAEEMKDRLVQLTGLGANRFPWVRTFHSACFRILKIHCGRLGFSPPLQVYATHQQQKTIKDIAVGRMNLDKKWVPMIAAEISNAKNTGNPENYFRNQKAHGMSYVEEVYRLYRAALLEKNAVDFDDILFLTRNLLRDHEEIRTYYQNLFDFILCDEYQDTNNLQEELTSLLVRDGRLFCVGDDWQAIYSFRGSNVSHFLNFQKNYPGARIFKLEQNYRSTDEIVRLANKLIQQNKTIVNKNCFSKSRGGTITIECFDNERDEARWVASRILEMKRGGMDYQQMAVLYRTKFCSLSFEQAFRAMAIPYKMLGGKGFFERKEVMDINSYLSAAVFPKDDTSFERILNIPKRGIGAAAVKKIAACQQEGMGLQEAARHCMNGKVLQPKLYQALAGVLAILDRIRGMKPDKAIRTLIDAIGYMGYLQEYAKGDSMDFTQRKENIDQLIFSASSKDNLVEYLEEAALVREDTHDGDEDQGNQVKLSTIHAAKGLEFHSVFVIGCEENLFPHWKCSENQAGLNEERRLMYVAMTRAAKHLFLTYADFRKGQFNPRSRFIDEIEASMDEPIS